One Cyanobium sp. Tous-M-B4 DNA window includes the following coding sequences:
- a CDS encoding AbrB family transcriptional regulator has translation MLTGADLLAKVKELGDVSKSDLVRACGYVSHKKDGSERLNFTAFYEALLNAKGVDFGGAAKTGKGGRKLSFNTKVQFNGNLMVGKAYTGMLDLKPGDEFEIKLGRKQIRLVPLGAEDEEE, from the coding sequence ATGCTCACTGGTGCCGACCTTCTCGCCAAGGTCAAAGAACTCGGGGATGTGAGCAAGTCTGACTTGGTTCGCGCTTGCGGCTATGTCTCCCACAAAAAAGACGGTTCAGAACGGCTGAACTTCACAGCCTTCTACGAGGCTCTCTTGAATGCCAAGGGAGTCGATTTTGGCGGTGCAGCCAAAACAGGGAAGGGCGGCCGCAAACTCAGCTTCAACACCAAGGTGCAGTTCAACGGCAACTTGATGGTCGGCAAGGCTTATACGGGCATGCTTGACCTCAAGCCTGGCGATGAGTTCGAAATCAAGTTGGGCCGCAAACAGATTCGCTTGGTACCACTGGGTGCTGAGGACGAGGAAGAGTGA
- a CDS encoding metallophosphoesterase, which translates to MVIWPGAYLSRRGFLSLAGLGVAALAASGLRPDAAAAPRGGAKPLLPPRGDLRLVAISDLNSSYGSTSYLPEVLRAVELIPSWKPDLVLCGGDMVAGQKQGLSRVHLSAMWASFHRQLLAPLERAGLPVAITMGNHDASSARSAGQYIFELDRQEAERYWRGQQNALGLKFVDASRFPFAYSVRQHDLFLLVWDASSAALPAEQVAWAERQLRSPEAQSARLRLVLGHLPLLAVGQGRDRPGEVLQQSETLRQLLERTGAHAYISGHHHAFFPGRVGQLDLLNLGALGSGPRRRLQDSTAPVQTLTVIDAFWPQGDGAGRTTYTSYNMTTLESISSQQLPAQIQPSQGPSLRRIG; encoded by the coding sequence ATGGTCATCTGGCCTGGTGCCTACCTCTCCCGACGTGGCTTCCTCAGCTTGGCTGGCTTGGGAGTGGCCGCCTTAGCGGCATCAGGCCTGCGCCCTGATGCCGCTGCCGCCCCTAGGGGAGGTGCCAAACCGCTGCTGCCGCCCCGGGGCGACCTGCGCCTGGTCGCGATCAGCGATCTCAACAGCAGCTACGGCTCCACCAGCTATCTGCCGGAGGTGCTGCGAGCTGTCGAGCTAATTCCCAGCTGGAAACCCGATCTGGTGCTCTGCGGCGGCGACATGGTGGCCGGGCAGAAGCAGGGGCTCAGCCGCGTGCATCTGAGTGCCATGTGGGCCTCCTTCCACCGCCAACTGCTGGCACCTCTGGAGCGGGCCGGGCTGCCGGTGGCGATCACCATGGGCAACCACGACGCCTCCTCGGCGCGCTCTGCGGGCCAGTACATATTTGAGCTCGATCGCCAGGAAGCGGAGCGCTATTGGCGCGGCCAGCAGAACGCCTTGGGGCTCAAGTTTGTTGATGCCAGCCGCTTTCCCTTCGCTTACAGCGTGCGCCAGCACGACCTTTTCCTACTGGTGTGGGATGCCTCCTCGGCCGCCCTGCCCGCCGAACAGGTGGCCTGGGCCGAGCGCCAGCTGCGCAGCCCCGAGGCCCAATCAGCCCGGTTGCGCCTCGTGCTTGGCCATCTGCCGCTGCTGGCCGTAGGCCAGGGCCGGGACCGGCCTGGCGAGGTGTTGCAGCAGAGCGAGACCCTGCGCCAGCTGCTGGAGCGCACCGGGGCCCATGCCTACATCAGCGGCCACCATCACGCCTTCTTCCCAGGCCGGGTGGGTCAACTGGACCTGCTCAACCTCGGCGCCCTGGGCAGCGGTCCGCGCCGCCGGCTGCAGGACAGCACGGCTCCGGTGCAGACCCTCACCGTGATCGATGCCTTCTGGCCCCAGGGTGATGGCGCGGGACGTACGACCTACACCAGCTACAACATGACCACCCTGGAGTCGATCAGCAGCCAGCAGCTCCCCGCCCAGATTCAACCCAGCCAGGGACCGTCGCTGCGGCGGATCGGCTGA
- the ppsA gene encoding phosphoenolpyruvate synthase yields the protein MPITHANRRELLVVPFAAVGIGAIAAVGGKNASLGEMIRELAGQGVRVPGGFATTAAAYRHMLCSNDLRTPLQALLQNLDADDLGALQAAGKAARNLLLNANLPADLSEAILAAYRELATPDGVLPAVAVRSSATAEDLPDASFAGQQETFLNIQGEAALLQACRRCYASLFTDRAISYRQLNGFDHLEVALSIGVQRMVRSDLACAGVMFSIDTETGFRDAVLLTAAYGLGENVVQGAVNPDEVLIFKPTLEQGFAPILSKRLGSKAIRMVYGEAGLTVTNEPVPEAECNRFALSDDECLTLARWACQIERHYSAKRGAPTPMDIEWAKDGLTGELFILQARPETVQSRQQQAVLRSWHLEPHQAETLVSGRAIGASVSSGVARVIKDPGEISRFEAGDLLITERTDPDWEPILKRASGVVTDQGGRTCHAAIIAREMAITAIVGTGDGTQRIQDGDAITISCCEGDVGRVYRGNLPFSVTEQAIGHLPVTRTQILISVGNPEEAFNLAAIPCDGVGLARLEFIIANHIKVHPLALLQPELVADAQQRQQIARLTAGHTSPAEYYVDLLAQGMARIAAAFYPRPVILRFSDFKSNEYARLLGGAAFEPNEENPMLGWRGASRYYAPAFRAAFALECQALKRVRDGMGLTNVIPMVPFCRTAEEGDRVLAEMASSGLVRGENGLEVYVMCELPSNVIAAEAFAERFDGFSIGSNDLTQLTLGLDRDSALVAELFDERHPAVKAMIRLAIQSAKRCGRKIGICGQAPSDYPDFARFLVEEGIDSISLNPDAVIATRLEVARIEASLG from the coding sequence ATGCCAATTACCCATGCCAACCGCCGCGAACTGCTCGTAGTGCCGTTCGCGGCTGTTGGCATCGGAGCGATCGCCGCGGTGGGCGGCAAAAACGCCTCCCTCGGCGAAATGATCCGCGAGCTCGCGGGCCAGGGGGTGCGGGTGCCTGGAGGCTTCGCCACCACAGCCGCCGCCTACCGCCACATGCTCTGCAGTAACGACCTTCGAACTCCGCTGCAGGCCCTACTCCAAAACCTGGATGCTGATGATCTCGGTGCCCTGCAGGCCGCCGGCAAAGCCGCCCGCAACCTGCTGCTGAACGCCAACTTGCCAGCCGACCTAAGCGAAGCGATCCTGGCCGCCTATCGAGAGCTGGCAACACCAGATGGCGTTTTGCCAGCTGTGGCAGTGCGCTCCAGCGCCACCGCCGAAGACCTGCCCGATGCCAGCTTCGCTGGCCAGCAGGAGACCTTCCTCAACATCCAGGGCGAGGCAGCCCTGCTGCAGGCCTGCCGGCGTTGTTACGCATCGCTGTTCACCGATCGGGCGATCTCCTACCGCCAGCTCAATGGTTTTGACCACCTGGAGGTGGCCCTTTCGATCGGTGTGCAGCGCATGGTGCGCTCCGACCTGGCCTGCGCTGGGGTGATGTTCAGCATCGACACCGAAACCGGCTTCCGCGATGCGGTGCTGCTCACCGCCGCCTATGGCCTCGGTGAAAACGTGGTGCAGGGGGCCGTTAACCCCGATGAGGTGCTGATTTTTAAGCCAACGCTTGAGCAGGGGTTTGCGCCAATCCTCAGCAAGCGACTGGGCAGCAAGGCGATCCGGATGGTGTACGGGGAAGCGGGGCTCACCGTGACAAACGAGCCCGTGCCGGAAGCCGAGTGCAACCGCTTCGCCCTCAGCGATGACGAGTGCCTAACCCTGGCCCGCTGGGCCTGCCAAATCGAGCGTCACTACAGCGCTAAGCGTGGTGCTCCCACGCCGATGGACATCGAGTGGGCCAAAGATGGTCTCACAGGCGAGCTGTTCATCCTCCAAGCCCGTCCTGAAACCGTGCAGTCGCGGCAGCAGCAGGCGGTGCTGCGCAGCTGGCACCTGGAGCCCCATCAAGCGGAAACCCTGGTGAGCGGCCGCGCCATCGGTGCCTCGGTGAGCAGCGGCGTAGCCCGGGTGATTAAAGATCCCGGCGAAATCAGCCGTTTTGAGGCTGGTGACCTACTGATCACCGAACGGACCGACCCCGACTGGGAGCCGATCCTCAAACGAGCCAGCGGCGTGGTGACCGACCAGGGCGGCCGCACCTGCCATGCGGCGATCATTGCCCGCGAGATGGCCATTACGGCCATCGTTGGCACCGGTGATGGCACCCAGCGCATCCAGGACGGCGACGCCATCACGATCAGCTGCTGCGAAGGCGATGTGGGCCGGGTGTACCGGGGCAACCTGCCGTTCAGCGTCACGGAGCAGGCCATTGGCCATCTGCCCGTCACCCGCACCCAGATCTTGATAAGTGTGGGCAATCCGGAGGAGGCCTTCAACCTCGCGGCCATTCCCTGCGACGGGGTGGGCCTAGCCAGGCTGGAATTCATCATCGCTAATCACATCAAGGTGCACCCGCTGGCCCTGCTCCAGCCTGAGCTGGTTGCTGACGCCCAGCAGCGGCAGCAGATAGCCCGGTTAACGGCCGGCCACACCAGCCCCGCCGAGTACTACGTGGATCTGCTCGCCCAGGGCATGGCCCGCATTGCAGCGGCTTTCTATCCCAGGCCGGTGATCCTGCGCTTTTCCGACTTCAAGAGCAATGAATACGCGCGCCTGCTGGGGGGAGCTGCGTTTGAACCCAACGAGGAGAACCCGATGCTCGGCTGGCGGGGCGCCTCCCGCTACTACGCCCCCGCCTTCCGCGCTGCTTTCGCCCTCGAATGCCAGGCCCTTAAACGGGTGCGCGACGGCATGGGACTCACCAATGTGATCCCGATGGTGCCCTTCTGCCGCACCGCCGAGGAAGGGGATCGGGTATTGGCAGAAATGGCCAGCTCCGGCCTGGTGCGGGGTGAAAACGGTCTGGAGGTGTATGTGATGTGCGAGCTACCCAGCAACGTGATCGCGGCAGAGGCGTTTGCCGAGCGCTTCGATGGCTTCTCGATCGGCTCCAACGACCTCACCCAGCTCACCCTGGGGCTCGATCGCGATTCAGCCTTGGTGGCTGAGTTGTTTGACGAACGCCATCCGGCTGTGAAGGCCATGATTCGCCTGGCAATCCAAAGCGCCAAACGCTGCGGCCGCAAGATCGGCATCTGCGGCCAAGCCCCCAGCGACTACCCCGATTTCGCTCGCTTCCTGGTGGAGGAGGGCATTGATTCGATCAGCCTCAACCCCGACGCCGTGATCGCCACCCGCCTGGAGGTGGCCAGGATCGAGGCCAGCTTGGGCTGA
- a CDS encoding NAD(P)/FAD-dependent oxidoreductase, whose product MLRLSELKLPLDHSEADLAAAVLRRLRLAPDQLLGLRLVKRSVDARKSAAITLVYSLDLDLDLDARAEARLLKRFAGDPHLRPSPDTTYHPVVSGANAGKMRPVVVGAGPCGYFAALLLAQMGFRPLLLERGKAVKQRSADTFGFWKGSADFNPESNAQFGEGGAGTFSDGKLYSQVSEAKPYVRKVLEELVAAGANPDILTLHHPHIGTYKLATVVRGLRQRIETLGGEVRFQCRVDGLELNPVDRSIQALQLDSGERIAATQVVLALGHSARDSFEMLKTAGVAMQPKPFAVGLRIEHPQSLIDRARWGPAAGHPRLGPAEYKLVHHCRETANLGRSVYSFCMCPGGLVVGATSEPGRVVTNGMSQHTRNERNANSGIVVGIELADLTPYGESADDPLAGVAFQRHWEGRAFVTGGSNYQAPAQLVGDFLANRPSQDRGGVIPSYQPGVCYGNLAGCLPEFVLTAIREALPAFERRIPGFLMGDALLTGVETRTSSPVRLPRDEITLESGNTPGLYPAGEGAGYAGGILSAAIDGIKVAEQVALSITLPRPQHPVVPSESVCGPT is encoded by the coding sequence GTGCTGCGCCTGAGCGAATTGAAGCTGCCCCTCGACCACAGCGAGGCCGACCTGGCGGCGGCAGTGCTGAGGCGCCTGCGGCTCGCCCCCGATCAACTACTTGGGTTGCGGCTGGTTAAACGCAGCGTTGATGCCCGCAAGAGCGCGGCGATCACCCTCGTTTACAGCCTTGATCTGGATTTGGACCTTGATGCCAGGGCCGAGGCCCGGCTCCTGAAGCGCTTTGCCGGCGACCCCCACCTGCGGCCCAGCCCCGACACGACCTATCACCCCGTCGTAAGCGGAGCCAACGCAGGCAAGATGCGACCAGTGGTGGTGGGAGCTGGTCCCTGCGGCTATTTCGCGGCCCTGCTGCTGGCCCAAATGGGGTTTCGTCCCCTATTGCTGGAGCGGGGCAAGGCGGTCAAGCAGCGCAGCGCCGACACCTTCGGCTTTTGGAAGGGGAGCGCTGACTTCAATCCCGAATCCAATGCCCAATTTGGCGAGGGTGGCGCTGGCACCTTCTCCGACGGCAAGCTTTACAGCCAGGTGAGCGAAGCCAAGCCCTACGTGCGCAAGGTGCTTGAAGAGCTAGTTGCCGCAGGCGCTAACCCTGACATCCTCACCCTGCACCACCCCCACATCGGCACCTACAAACTGGCCACGGTGGTGCGGGGGTTGCGGCAACGAATCGAGACCCTAGGGGGCGAGGTGCGCTTCCAGTGCCGGGTAGACGGCCTGGAGCTGAATCCCGTGGACCGCTCCATTCAGGCTCTGCAGCTCGATAGCGGCGAACGAATTGCCGCCACCCAGGTGGTGCTGGCCCTTGGCCACAGCGCCCGGGACAGCTTTGAGATGTTGAAAACCGCCGGCGTGGCGATGCAGCCCAAGCCTTTCGCAGTTGGTCTCCGCATCGAACACCCCCAGAGCTTGATTGACAGGGCCCGCTGGGGGCCGGCCGCCGGCCACCCCCGCCTGGGCCCAGCTGAATACAAGCTGGTGCATCACTGCCGTGAGACAGCCAACTTGGGCCGCAGTGTCTACAGCTTTTGCATGTGCCCGGGGGGATTGGTTGTGGGGGCTACCTCGGAGCCAGGTCGAGTAGTCACCAATGGCATGAGCCAGCACACCCGCAACGAACGCAATGCCAACAGCGGCATCGTGGTGGGTATCGAGCTAGCCGATCTGACGCCCTACGGCGAAAGCGCCGACGATCCCCTCGCCGGCGTTGCTTTTCAGCGCCATTGGGAGGGTCGCGCTTTCGTTACAGGCGGCTCTAACTACCAAGCACCTGCCCAGCTGGTTGGCGATTTCCTTGCCAACCGCCCAAGTCAAGACAGAGGCGGAGTGATTCCTTCATACCAACCAGGGGTTTGCTACGGGAATTTGGCTGGCTGCCTACCGGAGTTTGTGCTGACAGCTATCCGAGAGGCCCTGCCCGCCTTCGAGCGCCGCATTCCCGGTTTCCTAATGGGCGATGCCCTGCTCACCGGTGTAGAGACCCGCACCTCGTCGCCTGTGCGGCTGCCCAGAGACGAAATAACCCTGGAGTCTGGAAACACCCCAGGGTTATACCCAGCCGGCGAAGGAGCTGGTTATGCCGGCGGAATCCTCTCGGCAGCAATTGATGGCATCAAAGTTGCCGAACAGGTAGCCCTGTCGATCACTCTTCCTCGTCCTCAGCACCCAGTGGTACCAAGCGAATCTGTTTGCGGCCCAACTTGA
- a CDS encoding GIVxVP protein — protein MSLNRTAKGIVLVPSLLLGGAFLAAGVWSEGPAASNKTLAISLGGLLMAAGLLAQLLPESKPESSDSD, from the coding sequence ATGAGTCTGAATCGCACCGCCAAGGGCATCGTGCTGGTGCCCTCCCTGCTGCTGGGAGGTGCCTTCCTAGCGGCTGGGGTATGGAGTGAGGGCCCAGCGGCGAGCAATAAAACCCTGGCCATTAGCTTGGGCGGATTGCTGATGGCGGCTGGGCTCCTGGCCCAACTTCTACCGGAGAGCAAGCCAGAGTCTTCCGACTCCGACTGA
- a CDS encoding M23 family metallopeptidase, with the protein MVSGSAWLLMSSSAGLAQSRWQMGFFPVTSFLAYTSHFGTRTGPWGRVEPHYGLDIAAPMGSPIRNWWAGSVQDVINDGGCGLGLVIRSGDYEHIYCHLSGRVSGGTYSSGQVLLRQGQGVRTGQLIGHVGMSGRTTGPHLHWGMRHGGRWLDPAQILRAMAAGRRQQPGRAAAPKAPPATRVAVIR; encoded by the coding sequence ATGGTCAGCGGCAGCGCCTGGCTGCTGATGTCCAGCTCGGCGGGGCTGGCCCAGAGTCGCTGGCAGATGGGGTTTTTTCCCGTCACCAGCTTTCTGGCCTACACCAGCCATTTCGGTACCCGCACCGGCCCCTGGGGTCGGGTGGAGCCCCATTACGGCCTTGATATCGCAGCGCCCATGGGATCGCCTATCCGCAACTGGTGGGCTGGCTCAGTGCAGGACGTGATCAACGACGGAGGTTGCGGCTTGGGGCTGGTGATTCGCTCGGGCGATTACGAGCACATCTACTGCCATCTATCTGGGCGGGTTTCAGGCGGCACCTACAGCAGTGGTCAGGTGCTGCTGCGCCAGGGCCAGGGCGTACGCACGGGCCAACTAATCGGCCATGTGGGCATGAGCGGCCGCACTACTGGTCCACACCTGCATTGGGGCATGCGCCATGGCGGCCGCTGGCTAGACCCGGCCCAGATCCTACGAGCTATGGCAGCCGGCAGGCGCCAGCAACCTGGGCGGGCAGCTGCCCCGAAAGCGCCGCCGGCAACTAGGGTTGCCGTAATCCGTTAA
- the ilvB gene encoding biosynthetic-type acetolactate synthase large subunit, whose protein sequence is MDALHRHGVRHIFGYPGGAILPIYDELHKAESRGWLKHILVRHEQGGTHAADAYARATGKVGVCFGTSGPGATNLVTGIATAQMDSVPMVVITGQVPRASIGTDAFQETDIFGITLPIVKHSWVVRDPRDIGRIVAEAFLIAASGRPGPVLIDVPKDVGLEEFDYTSVAPGSAIPAGFKLPPSPDPEAVAAALALIRQARRPLLYVGGGAISSGAHGAVKQLAERFRLPVTTTLMGKGAFDEKHPQSVGMLGMHGTAYANFAVTECDLLIATGARFDDRVTGRLDGFAPRAQVIHIDIDAAEMGKTRLPDVALVADVQAALAALLAASAQDSSEGRTEAWLQRIDSWKQNYPLVVPDPEGDIAPQEVVVALRELAPDAFYTTDVGQHQMWAAQFLHNGPRRWISSAGLGTMGFGMPAAMGVQTAFPDEQVICVAGDASILMNIQELGTLSQYNLPVKVVVINNGWQGMVRQWQESFYGERYSASEMTNGMPNFAALAESFGVRGVRIDERATLRQQLQEALDHPGPVFIDVKVRRNENCFPMVPPGASNAQMVGLPSHPELAIDTSRHCHSCGSTTESAHLFCPSCGAKL, encoded by the coding sequence ATGGACGCCCTGCATCGCCATGGAGTGCGCCACATCTTTGGCTATCCCGGCGGCGCGATCCTGCCCATCTACGACGAACTGCACAAGGCAGAGTCTCGTGGCTGGTTGAAGCATATCCTGGTGCGCCATGAGCAGGGCGGCACCCATGCGGCCGATGCCTACGCTCGAGCTACAGGCAAAGTTGGCGTCTGCTTTGGAACTTCGGGGCCCGGCGCCACCAACCTGGTCACCGGCATCGCCACCGCCCAGATGGACTCGGTGCCGATGGTGGTAATCACCGGGCAGGTGCCCCGGGCCTCGATCGGCACCGACGCCTTCCAAGAAACCGACATCTTCGGCATAACCCTGCCGATCGTGAAGCACTCCTGGGTGGTGCGCGATCCCCGCGATATCGGCAGGATCGTGGCTGAAGCCTTTTTGATTGCTGCCAGTGGTAGGCCCGGTCCGGTGCTGATCGACGTGCCCAAGGATGTGGGCCTGGAGGAATTCGACTACACGTCGGTAGCTCCGGGCTCGGCGATCCCAGCTGGATTCAAGTTGCCACCCAGTCCCGACCCTGAAGCCGTTGCCGCGGCCCTGGCCTTGATCCGCCAAGCCCGTCGCCCCTTGCTCTACGTCGGTGGCGGAGCCATCAGCAGCGGGGCCCATGGCGCCGTGAAACAGCTGGCCGAACGCTTCCGCCTGCCGGTCACCACCACTTTGATGGGTAAGGGAGCCTTCGATGAGAAGCACCCCCAATCGGTCGGCATGCTCGGCATGCACGGCACCGCCTATGCCAATTTCGCAGTCACAGAGTGCGATCTGCTGATTGCCACCGGTGCCCGATTCGACGACCGGGTCACAGGCCGGCTGGATGGCTTTGCGCCCCGGGCCCAGGTGATCCATATCGATATCGACGCGGCGGAGATGGGCAAAACCCGCCTCCCCGATGTGGCCTTGGTGGCCGATGTCCAGGCCGCGCTAGCAGCCCTTCTGGCTGCCTCAGCCCAGGACAGCTCAGAGGGGCGCACCGAGGCCTGGTTGCAGCGCATCGACAGCTGGAAGCAGAACTACCCCTTGGTGGTGCCCGATCCGGAGGGAGACATCGCCCCCCAGGAAGTGGTTGTCGCCCTGAGGGAGTTGGCACCAGATGCCTTCTACACCACAGATGTGGGCCAACACCAGATGTGGGCCGCCCAGTTTCTACACAATGGCCCCAGGCGCTGGATCAGCTCGGCGGGCCTTGGCACGATGGGGTTCGGCATGCCCGCAGCCATGGGCGTGCAGACCGCCTTCCCGGATGAGCAGGTGATCTGTGTCGCCGGCGACGCCAGCATCCTGATGAACATTCAGGAACTGGGCACTCTCAGCCAATACAACCTGCCGGTGAAGGTTGTGGTGATCAACAACGGTTGGCAGGGCATGGTGCGCCAGTGGCAGGAGAGCTTCTACGGAGAGCGCTACTCGGCCTCGGAAATGACCAATGGCATGCCGAATTTCGCGGCCTTAGCGGAATCCTTTGGCGTTCGTGGCGTACGCATCGACGAACGGGCCACCCTGCGCCAGCAACTGCAGGAGGCCCTTGACCATCCCGGGCCTGTCTTCATCGATGTCAAGGTGCGCCGCAACGAGAACTGCTTTCCGATGGTGCCCCCGGGTGCCAGCAATGCCCAGATGGTTGGGCTGCCATCCCATCCGGAGCTGGCTATCGACACGAGCCGCCATTGCCACTCCTGCGGCAGCACCACCGAAAGTGCCCACCTGTTCTGCCCCAGCTGCGGAGCCAAGCTTTGA
- a CDS encoding site-specific integrase: MSKLQIRLAQANQALAQAGVSLRIELRGQRLGLRGPLPCRQGSGRHPVQRISLGLPADTAGLELARERLKEVLRQLQQGRFAWSAWGVQQAQPPTPLPSRLPAATQPVAGDFLGLTAFEAAFFADPRRRRNPAGCRTTWSSAYLPYLRRLAAVAAERDLPLGLPLLEMALESYAASSRSRQQCGTALAALARHFELDLPDNWSERAAGYGLHAAQFRRLPGDPQILLWAEQIPNPAWRLAYGLMATYGLRNHEVFFCDLSALAPGGDRVIRVLPTSKTGEHQVWPFQPDWVEHFGLEQLGDSQPPLPAVATDLRHTTLQQVGRRVAEQFRRYELPITPYDLRHAWAVRTIHIGLPDTVAARMMGHSVAIHTRTYHHWITRRDQQQAVDAALARHRQSGVTALLTP, from the coding sequence TTGTCCAAGTTGCAAATCCGCCTCGCCCAGGCAAACCAGGCGCTAGCCCAAGCCGGTGTCTCCTTGCGCATCGAGCTGCGCGGCCAAAGGTTGGGCCTGCGCGGGCCCCTTCCCTGTCGCCAGGGCTCGGGCCGCCACCCTGTGCAGCGCATCAGTCTCGGGCTGCCTGCCGATACTGCTGGTCTTGAGCTGGCTAGGGAGCGGCTTAAAGAGGTGTTGCGTCAGCTGCAGCAAGGGCGCTTCGCTTGGAGTGCCTGGGGGGTTCAACAAGCTCAGCCACCTACACCTTTGCCGTCACGGTTGCCTGCAGCTACACAGCCCGTCGCTGGCGATTTTCTGGGGTTGACAGCGTTTGAAGCAGCATTTTTTGCCGATCCCCGCCGCCGGCGCAACCCTGCCGGTTGTCGCACCACCTGGAGCAGCGCCTACCTGCCCTACCTGCGGCGCCTGGCGGCCGTTGCGGCCGAGCGCGACCTGCCCTTGGGTCTCCCCCTACTCGAGATGGCGCTAGAGAGCTATGCCGCCAGCAGTCGCAGCCGCCAGCAGTGCGGCACCGCCCTGGCCGCCCTGGCTCGCCACTTTGAGCTCGACCTGCCCGATAATTGGAGTGAGCGGGCTGCTGGTTATGGCCTACATGCGGCCCAATTCCGGCGGCTTCCGGGTGATCCTCAGATTTTGTTGTGGGCCGAGCAGATCCCCAATCCGGCCTGGCGCCTGGCCTACGGGTTGATGGCCACCTACGGCTTGCGCAATCACGAGGTGTTCTTCTGCGATCTTTCGGCCCTTGCCCCTGGTGGTGACCGGGTAATTCGGGTGCTGCCCACCTCCAAGACCGGTGAACATCAGGTGTGGCCGTTCCAGCCCGATTGGGTGGAGCATTTCGGCTTGGAGCAGCTGGGGGACTCCCAGCCGCCCTTACCAGCGGTGGCAACCGATCTGCGCCACACGACCCTGCAGCAGGTGGGCCGCCGTGTGGCTGAGCAGTTTCGCCGCTACGAGTTGCCGATCACCCCCTACGACCTGCGCCATGCCTGGGCGGTGCGAACCATTCACATCGGCCTGCCAGACACGGTCGCGGCCCGGATGATGGGCCACTCGGTGGCTATTCATACCCGCACCTATCACCACTGGATCACCCGGCGCGACCAGCAGCAGGCGGTGGATGCGGCCCTGGCCCGTCACCGCCAGAGTGGTGTCACCGCTTTGCTAACCCCGTGA
- the hemH gene encoding ferrochelatase: protein MAKVGVLLLNLGGPERIQDVGPFLYNLFSDPEIIRLPNPALQKPLAWLISTLRAGKSQEAYRSIGGGSPLRRITEQQARELQSELRTRGIEATSYVAMRYWHPFTESAVADIKADGVEEVVVLPLYPHFSISTSGSSFRELQRLRQADIGFSRLPIRCIRSYYDDPGYVGAMAGLIAREIQACPEPSKAHVFFSAHGVPKSYVEEAGDPYQKEIEACAQLIMERLGRDLGFANPFTLAYQSRVGPVEWLRPYTDDALQDLGAAGIKDLVVVPISFVSEHIETLEEIDIEYREIATEAGIINFRRVPALDTTPAFINGLADLVQQAMAGPEVNLDQAAELPSKVKLYPQDKWAWGWNNSSEVWNGRLAMVGFSAFLLELLSGKGPLHALGLL, encoded by the coding sequence ATGGCCAAAGTTGGCGTGCTGCTGCTGAACCTCGGTGGTCCCGAGCGTATCCAGGACGTTGGTCCGTTTCTTTACAACCTGTTTTCCGACCCGGAAATCATTCGGTTGCCTAATCCAGCTCTACAAAAACCGTTGGCCTGGTTGATTAGTACTCTGCGGGCTGGCAAGTCCCAGGAGGCGTACCGCTCCATTGGTGGTGGTTCACCGTTGCGGCGTATCACCGAGCAACAGGCCCGCGAACTCCAGAGCGAACTGCGCACACGCGGCATCGAAGCCACCAGCTACGTGGCGATGCGCTATTGGCATCCCTTCACCGAGTCGGCCGTGGCCGACATCAAGGCCGACGGGGTTGAGGAGGTGGTGGTACTTCCCCTCTACCCCCATTTCTCGATCAGCACCAGCGGTTCGAGTTTCCGCGAGCTGCAGCGGTTGCGCCAGGCCGACATTGGCTTTTCCCGGCTGCCGATCCGCTGCATTCGCAGCTACTACGACGACCCCGGCTACGTGGGTGCAATGGCCGGCCTGATTGCCCGCGAAATCCAGGCTTGCCCCGAACCTTCAAAAGCCCATGTGTTCTTTAGCGCCCACGGGGTGCCTAAGAGCTATGTGGAGGAGGCGGGCGATCCCTATCAAAAAGAGATCGAAGCCTGCGCCCAGCTGATCATGGAGCGACTGGGTCGTGATCTGGGCTTCGCCAATCCCTTCACGCTGGCCTACCAGAGCCGGGTTGGTCCGGTCGAGTGGCTTAGGCCTTACACAGACGATGCCCTGCAGGATCTCGGCGCCGCTGGCATCAAGGATTTGGTGGTGGTGCCGATCAGTTTCGTCAGCGAGCACATTGAGACCCTCGAGGAGATCGATATCGAATACCGGGAGATAGCGACCGAGGCAGGCATCATCAATTTCCGGCGCGTGCCAGCCCTAGACACCACCCCAGCCTTCATCAACGGCTTGGCCGATCTGGTGCAGCAGGCCATGGCTGGACCCGAGGTGAACCTCGACCAGGCAGCCGAATTGCCCAGCAAGGTGAAGCTGTATCCCCAGGACAAATGGGCCTGGGGTTGGAACAACAGCTCTGAAGTTTGGAATGGGCGCTTGGCGATGGTGGGATTTTCCGCTTTCCTGCTGGAGCTACTCAGCGGCAAGGGACCACTGCATGCTCTGGGCCTGCTCTGA